A genomic stretch from Chloroflexi bacterium ADurb.Bin180 includes:
- a CDS encoding hypothetical protein (DNA repair protein RadA homolog) has translation MPKTRTRFVCQQCGYASPRWAGRCPECGQWNTLVETFEDRAPAGSPRLTLPSTPQPITSVAVEGFSRIPVPVEEFNRALGGGIVPGSVVLIGGDPGIGKSTLLLQVSALLAAEGKTTLYVSGEESAQQIKMRADRLGIAAGKLLVLSETNLSQILGQIESLEPQLVVVDSVQSVYLDELESSAGSIGQVRECAASLLRLAKSRHIPMFIVGHVTKEGAIAGPRVLEHMVDTVLYLEGERFHSYRLLRSVKNRFGSTDEVGVFEMQEGGLVEISNPSQAFLSERLASATGSAVAVTMEGTRPLLVEIQALTTPTAFGLPRRTANGIDINRTLLLVAVLSKRVGFKLAAQDVFVNVVGGMRINEPAADLAVAAAIASSYRNVPIPEDCVLVGEIGLSGELRSVGQAERRLNEAAKLGFRRGIVPRTLRLGKPETLKGINIERVRSIGEALDLALQG, from the coding sequence GTGCCCAAGACACGGACCCGGTTCGTTTGCCAACAGTGCGGATACGCATCGCCACGGTGGGCAGGCCGTTGCCCCGAATGTGGTCAGTGGAACACACTGGTTGAGACATTCGAGGATCGCGCTCCCGCCGGATCTCCACGTCTGACCCTGCCATCCACTCCTCAGCCGATCACCTCCGTCGCCGTAGAGGGTTTCTCACGCATCCCCGTGCCCGTGGAAGAGTTCAACCGCGCCCTGGGCGGGGGCATTGTGCCCGGCTCGGTGGTGTTGATTGGCGGTGACCCCGGCATTGGCAAGTCGACCCTGCTGCTGCAAGTCTCGGCGCTGCTCGCCGCCGAGGGCAAGACCACCCTCTACGTATCTGGCGAAGAGTCTGCCCAACAGATCAAGATGCGAGCCGACCGGCTGGGCATTGCCGCGGGAAAGCTGCTGGTGCTTTCAGAAACGAATCTCAGCCAGATCCTGGGGCAGATCGAGAGTCTGGAGCCTCAACTGGTGGTGGTAGACTCGGTTCAGTCAGTCTACCTGGACGAACTCGAGTCCTCGGCCGGGAGCATTGGCCAGGTGCGCGAGTGCGCTGCGTCGCTGCTGCGGCTGGCCAAAAGTCGTCACATCCCCATGTTCATCGTCGGTCACGTGACCAAAGAGGGGGCCATCGCCGGGCCGCGTGTGCTGGAGCACATGGTGGACACGGTGCTGTACCTGGAAGGCGAACGATTCCACTCCTACCGGCTGCTGCGCAGCGTCAAGAACCGCTTTGGGTCTACCGATGAAGTGGGCGTCTTTGAGATGCAAGAAGGCGGCCTGGTGGAGATCAGCAACCCATCACAGGCTTTCCTGTCGGAGCGATTGGCTTCCGCTACTGGCTCCGCCGTGGCCGTGACCATGGAAGGAACCAGACCCCTGCTGGTTGAGATCCAGGCCCTGACCACTCCGACGGCCTTTGGCCTCCCACGCCGAACCGCCAATGGCATCGACATCAATCGCACTCTGCTTCTTGTCGCTGTGCTCAGCAAACGGGTCGGATTCAAGTTGGCCGCTCAGGACGTCTTTGTGAATGTAGTTGGCGGGATGCGCATCAACGAGCCAGCGGCTGACCTGGCCGTAGCAGCAGCAATTGCCTCCAGCTACAGAAATGTGCCCATTCCGGAAGACTGCGTGCTGGTCGGAGAGATCGGCCTGTCGGGAGAACTGCGCTCGGTCGGTCAGGCCGAGCGACGTCTGAATGAGGCGGCCAAGCTTGGCTTCCGGCGGGGGATCGTGCCGCGCACGTTGCGGCTGGGCAAGCCGGAGACACTGAAAGGGATCAACATCGAGCGGGTGCGCTCGATTGGAGAGGCACTGGACCTGGCTTTGCAGGGATAG
- a CDS encoding Rubrerythrin, with translation MVEGGGLTALEVLGVAIKSEVEAASLYGRLRERVGNSALAAKLRFLQTEEEKHRTMLEDEYQRRFPEVALRLPPGGIIPLPREEDVSHLTVPELFRLAMKAEQSAAAFYAREAERSRDEAGRVTLRYLSNVEQGHYQMLETEYELVSRFPDYYNADDFHLGQELMHIGP, from the coding sequence ATGGTCGAAGGTGGAGGACTCACCGCCCTGGAAGTGCTGGGCGTGGCGATCAAGTCCGAGGTCGAAGCCGCTTCTCTCTATGGCCGGCTGAGGGAGCGTGTTGGCAATAGCGCACTGGCGGCCAAGTTGCGTTTTCTGCAGACTGAGGAAGAAAAGCATCGCACGATGCTTGAGGATGAGTACCAGCGTCGTTTCCCCGAGGTAGCCCTGCGTCTGCCTCCCGGTGGCATAATCCCCCTTCCGCGCGAAGAGGATGTCTCTCATCTGACCGTACCCGAGCTGTTCCGCCTGGCGATGAAAGCCGAGCAGTCTGCTGCGGCGTTCTATGCGCGTGAAGCCGAGCGCTCCCGGGACGAGGCAGGAAGGGTTACTCTGCGTTACCTCAGCAACGTGGAGCAGGGACACTACCAGATGCTGGAGACCGAGTACGAGCTGGTTTCTCGCTTTCCTGACTATTACAACGCCGACGACTTTCACCTTGGTCAGGAGTTGATGCATATCGGACCTTGA